A single window of Mugil cephalus isolate CIBA_MC_2020 chromosome 1, CIBA_Mcephalus_1.1, whole genome shotgun sequence DNA harbors:
- the LOC125011790 gene encoding uncharacterized protein LOC125011790 isoform X1 — protein sequence MIRSIPTETEETEESPTDAVPQWRTVSDPKQASQLFSQELLHRHKDSRSLFLCVDVRQDKEEQDRALVAFYSREGVRWASPLRCKLLGDDAAGSGVERHMMSTVIFKVISGFHINLGSAAITKIFEGESDHLIPSVSEQLLSKNMFGVAGRMVGHSFLHHGPCFPGLSPAVIHILFGGSLESTPVTIRDCPDLDIRDAVKMLDGEGELKECDSIHQLCLSWNLPAPNATNRKWLSEKLLLHAVIGQTTRQINQFRKGLQDTELWPLLIHRKDVIPILFPKESEAQVTPQMILDCITWPSSITVMLERSYRSVEEEESDVWDVCRVSGYLKSFIESASQAELKNLIKFWTGWEVPAAEMKVEIVEATLPTALTCFEKLRLPRHYTAFKTFQRDLCACILHHYSFGSD from the exons ATGATCAGGTCAATACCTACAGAAACGGAAGAAACAGAGGAAAGTCCTACAG ATGCCGTCCCACAATGGAGAACCGTGTCTGACCCGAAACAAGCCAGCCAGCTATTTTCACAAGAGCTTCTCCACAGGCACAAAGATTCAAGgagtctgtttctgtgtgtggacGTCAGACAAGACAAGGAGGAGCAAGACCGAGCTTTGGTCGCATTCTACAGCAGAGAAGGCGTTCGGTGGGCGTCGCCGCTTCGCTGCAAACTTCTGG GTGACGATGCCGCAGGAAGTGGGGTCGAACGGCACATGATGTCAACGGTGATTTTCAAGGTTATAAGTGGATTCCATATAAACTTAG GAAGCGCAGCAATCACCAAAATCTTCGAGGGCGAGTCCGATCACCTCATCCCGTCAGTTTCAGAACAGCTCTTAAGCAAAAACATGTTCGGCGTAGCGGGCCGAATGGTCGGCCATTCCTTCTTACATCATGGCCCCTGTTTCCCAGGACTCAGTCCGGCTGTAATCCACATTTTATTTGGAGGTTCATTGGAGTCCACGCCTGTGACCATAAGGGACTGCCCCGACCTCGACATCCGCGACGCTGTGAAAATG cttgaTGGAGAAGGCGAATTAAAAGAGTGTGACTCCATCCATCAGCTCTGCCTGTCGTGGAATCTGCCAGCACCAAATGCCACCAACAGGAAATGGCTGTCTGAAAAGCTCCTGTTACATGCC GTCATTGGGCAGACGACGCGTCAAATCAATCAATTCCGAAAAGGCTTACAGGACACGGAACTGTGGCCGCTTCTCATTCACAGGAAGGACGTGATCCCGATCCTGTTTCCCAAGGAGTCTGAAGCACAAGTCACGCCCCAG ATGATCTTGGATTGCATTACGTGGCCTTCATCTATAACCGTCATGCTCGAGAGGAGCTACAGATCagtagaagaggaggagtctGACGTCTGGGATGTATGTCGAGTGTCTGGCTACTTGAAATCCTTCATCGAGAGTG CGTCTCAAGCTGAGCTGAAGAACCTCATAAAGTTCTGGACGGGGTGGGAGGTGCCAGCCGCGGAGATGAAGGTAGAAATAGTGGAGGCCACGCTTCCCACAGCTCTAACTTGCTTCGAGAAGCTGAGGCTGCCAAGACATTACACAGCATTCAAAACGTTTCAGAGGgatttgtgtgcgtgcatacTACACCACTACAGTTTTGGCTCTGACTAA
- the LOC125011790 gene encoding uncharacterized protein LOC125011790 isoform X2, which translates to MPSHNGEPCLTRNKPASYFHKSFSTGTKIQGVCFCVWTSDKTRRSKTELWSHSTAEKAFGDDAAGSGVERHMMSTVIFKVISGFHINLGSAAITKIFEGESDHLIPSVSEQLLSKNMFGVAGRMVGHSFLHHGPCFPGLSPAVIHILFGGSLESTPVTIRDCPDLDIRDAVKMLDGEGELKECDSIHQLCLSWNLPAPNATNRKWLSEKLLLHAVIGQTTRQINQFRKGLQDTELWPLLIHRKDVIPILFPKESEAQVTPQMILDCITWPSSITVMLERSYRSVEEEESDVWDVCRVSGYLKSFIESASQAELKNLIKFWTGWEVPAAEMKVEIVEATLPTALTCFEKLRLPRHYTAFKTFQRDLCACILHHYSFGSD; encoded by the exons ATGCCGTCCCACAATGGAGAACCGTGTCTGACCCGAAACAAGCCAGCCAGCTATTTTCACAAGAGCTTCTCCACAGGCACAAAGATTCAAGgagtctgtttctgtgtgtggacGTCAGACAAGACAAGGAGGAGCAAGACCGAGCTTTGGTCGCATTCTACAGCAGAGAAGGCGTTCG GTGACGATGCCGCAGGAAGTGGGGTCGAACGGCACATGATGTCAACGGTGATTTTCAAGGTTATAAGTGGATTCCATATAAACTTAG GAAGCGCAGCAATCACCAAAATCTTCGAGGGCGAGTCCGATCACCTCATCCCGTCAGTTTCAGAACAGCTCTTAAGCAAAAACATGTTCGGCGTAGCGGGCCGAATGGTCGGCCATTCCTTCTTACATCATGGCCCCTGTTTCCCAGGACTCAGTCCGGCTGTAATCCACATTTTATTTGGAGGTTCATTGGAGTCCACGCCTGTGACCATAAGGGACTGCCCCGACCTCGACATCCGCGACGCTGTGAAAATG cttgaTGGAGAAGGCGAATTAAAAGAGTGTGACTCCATCCATCAGCTCTGCCTGTCGTGGAATCTGCCAGCACCAAATGCCACCAACAGGAAATGGCTGTCTGAAAAGCTCCTGTTACATGCC GTCATTGGGCAGACGACGCGTCAAATCAATCAATTCCGAAAAGGCTTACAGGACACGGAACTGTGGCCGCTTCTCATTCACAGGAAGGACGTGATCCCGATCCTGTTTCCCAAGGAGTCTGAAGCACAAGTCACGCCCCAG ATGATCTTGGATTGCATTACGTGGCCTTCATCTATAACCGTCATGCTCGAGAGGAGCTACAGATCagtagaagaggaggagtctGACGTCTGGGATGTATGTCGAGTGTCTGGCTACTTGAAATCCTTCATCGAGAGTG CGTCTCAAGCTGAGCTGAAGAACCTCATAAAGTTCTGGACGGGGTGGGAGGTGCCAGCCGCGGAGATGAAGGTAGAAATAGTGGAGGCCACGCTTCCCACAGCTCTAACTTGCTTCGAGAAGCTGAGGCTGCCAAGACATTACACAGCATTCAAAACGTTTCAGAGGgatttgtgtgcgtgcatacTACACCACTACAGTTTTGGCTCTGACTAA